The sequence GGACCCGGCCTTCCGTGCCGACAAGTCCTCGCTCGTCGCCGCCCCGGTCGAGTACGTCGTGGGCGTCTTCCGTGCGCTGCGCCTGGAGGTCCCGCGCGAGGGCAAGCCCGGCCGCGGGCTGCTGGCGACGCTGGACGCGCTCGGGCAGGTGCCGTTCCGGCCGCCGAGCGTGGGCGGCTGGCCCGGCGGGGTGGCCTGGCTGTCGACCGCGGCGACCAGGGAACGGCTGACGTTCGCGACCGCGATGGCGAAGAAGGCCGACCTGGGCGCGGTCTCGTCCGCGTCCGACCGGCCGGCCGCCGCCGCGCACCTGCTCGGCGTGGACGCCTGGACGCCGCGCACCCTGGCCGCGCTCAAGGACGCCGCCGCCGAGCCCGCCCGGCTGGTCACGCTCGCGCTGATCAGCCCCGAATACCTGGTCCGGTGACTGCATGGACACGCTGACCCGACGGAAGTTCCTCATCGCCTCCGGGGTGACCGGGGCGGCTGCGCTCGCGGCCGGCGCCGGCACCGTCGGCTGGCGCGAGATCGCCGGTCGGGCGTCGGCCGATCCGCTGGAACCGGACGCGAACGTGCTGGTCCTGGTCACGCTCTACGGCGGCAACGATGGCCTCGGCACGGTCGTGCCGTACGCGGACGGGGCCTACCACGACGCCCGGCCGGATCTCGCGTACGGCGCGGACGAGGTGCTGGAGCTGGACGACCAGCTCGGCCTGAACCCGTCGATGACGGGTTTCAAGGCGCTCTGGGACGACAAGAAGCTGGCGGTCGTGCGCGGTGTCGGCTACCCGAAGCCGGACCACAGCCACTTCCGGTCGATGGACATCTGGCAGAGCGGCTCGCCCGACCACCCGGCAAACACCGGCTGGATCGGGCGCTGGCTGGACGCGACCCGGCCGGACCCGATGCGGGTGGTCTCGGTCGGCGCGACCCTGCCGCCGCTCGCGATCGGCACCAGGGCGGCCGGGGTGGCGCTGCCGCTGACGTCGTTCCAGGCGCCGACGGGTCCACTGGGCGCCGGGGTGACGGCGCTGTCCGCGGCCGATCCCGCCGACCCGCCGACCCAGGCGATGGCCGCCCGGGCCACCGGCACGCTGCTGTCGGCGACCGCGCTGTTCGGGCCGCCGCTGGACGCCGCCGGTTCCGCGGACCCGGACGAGGACGACAACCAGGCCCAGGGCGGCTCCGCCGGCGGCCAGAACGCGCTGGCCAAGCAGCTCGGGATCGTGTCCCGCTGCATCAAGGCCAACGTCCCGACCCAGGTGTACGCGGTCAGCCTCGGCGGCTTCGACACCCACGCCGACGAGAAGGGCACCCAGTCCCGGCTGCTCGGCGAGCTCGACACGGCCGTCTCCGGCTTCGTCAAGGACATGTCCGGGCAGTCCCGCGGCGTGGTCGTGGCGATCTACTCGGAGTTCGGCCGGCGGGTCGGCGCGAACGCCAGCCAGGGCACCGACCACGGCACCGCCGGCCCGCTGCTGGTCGCCGGCACCCCGGTCCGCGGCGGCTTCTACGGCGACCAGCCCAGCCTCACCTCGCTCGACGACGGCGACCTCAAGGTCACCACCGATTTCCGGTCCGTGTACGGGACCCTGCTGGAGAAGGTCCTGGACACCGAAGCGGGCCGGGTGCTCGAGGGCTCCCGGCCCACTCTCGGCTTCCTCTGAGCTCTAGTAGCGCGGGCCCTTCATGGCGGCGAAGAACTGGTTGGACGGTCGCAGGCTCAGCAGCACGACGGTCGCCACGTTCGCCAGCAGGACCAGGATGCCCAGGATCCGGGTGAAGCTCGGGCCGTCGCCGAGCATGCCGATCAGCCCGAACAGGATGAACACGCCCACGACGATGTACGTCGTGATCCGGGCCCAGTTCTTGCCCTTGCGCAGGTTGATCGCGAGGAACACGTACACCGCGGAGATGATCACCGTGATCACGATCGCGAACGCAACGGCCGCGGCGTAGACCGCGTTGACGTTGACCGTCGAGCCGTTGGTCTGCGCGTCCCGGATCGCGTCCTTGTAGCCGGACGAGTCGACCAGGGTCAGCAGCAGGCTGATCAGGCTCAGGCCGATCGCGGTGTACATGGCGTACGTCGTCCAGTGGACCTCTTTCGGCGGGTCCGCGGCGGGCGCGCCGTATCCCTGACCGCCGAACGGAGGGGCACCGTAGCCGCCGGCGTAGGGCGGCGCCTGGTTGTAGGCGGGCTGCTGCCCCTGGGCGTATCCCTGCTGGTCATAGCCCTGCTGGCCGTAGTTGGGCTGCTGACCGTAGCCGCCCTGGTCGGGCTGCCGACCGCCCTGCTGGCCATACCCGGGGTGCTGGCCGTAACCGGGTTGCTGGCCGTAACCGGGTTGCTGGCCGTAACCGGGT is a genomic window of Mycobacteriales bacterium containing:
- a CDS encoding DUF1501 domain-containing protein, which encodes MDTLTRRKFLIASGVTGAAALAAGAGTVGWREIAGRASADPLEPDANVLVLVTLYGGNDGLGTVVPYADGAYHDARPDLAYGADEVLELDDQLGLNPSMTGFKALWDDKKLAVVRGVGYPKPDHSHFRSMDIWQSGSPDHPANTGWIGRWLDATRPDPMRVVSVGATLPPLAIGTRAAGVALPLTSFQAPTGPLGAGVTALSAADPADPPTQAMAARATGTLLSATALFGPPLDAAGSADPDEDDNQAQGGSAGGQNALAKQLGIVSRCIKANVPTQVYAVSLGGFDTHADEKGTQSRLLGELDTAVSGFVKDMSGQSRGVVVAIYSEFGRRVGANASQGTDHGTAGPLLVAGTPVRGGFYGDQPSLTSLDDGDLKVTTDFRSVYGTLLEKVLDTEAGRVLEGSRPTLGFL